Proteins encoded within one genomic window of Eurosta solidaginis isolate ZX-2024a chromosome 1, ASM4086904v1, whole genome shotgun sequence:
- the LOC137236711 gene encoding uncharacterized protein, whose product MEICNEQLITAVQAHVCLYNKSSALYKNKAAKDAAWEAGAEAINSNAYNCKTRWRSLCDRYRKEKSEDAGRSGAGTSFRKQWKLFSTMQFIEESAEEGSPVTNVDSPKPPDKRPSPREPPKKKKVDDLFEDVLIKMRERYSAANTQEDEIFFSLLKSKLARLSQSQKDELQADILALVSNKLKHYNL is encoded by the exons ATGGAG ATTTGTAACGAGCAGCTTATTACTGCCGTGCAAGCGCACGTTTGTTTGTACAACAAATCCTCGGCGCTTTATAAAAATAAAGCTGCAAAGGATGCAGCATGGGAAGCAGGTGCAGAAGCAATCAACAGCAATG cCTATAACTGCAAAACACGCTGGCGTTCTTTGTGCGATCGATATAGGAAGGAGAAATCCGAGGATGCAGGGCGGTCGGGTGCTGGCACCAGCTTTAGAAAGCAGTGGAAGCTGTTCAGCACGATGCAGTTTATTGAAGAATCTGCAGAGGAGGGAAG TCCAGTTACCAATGTAGATTCTCCTAAGCCACCAGACAAACGCCCTTCACCTCGTGAGCCGCCGAAGAAGAAAAAGGTGGATGACCTTTTTGAAGACGTTTTGATAAAGATGCGAGAAAGGTACTCTGCGGCTAATACGCAAGAAGACGAAATATTTTTCTCCTTGCTTAAATCTAAACTTGCAAGGCTGTCTCAATCGCAAAAGGACGAGTTGCAAGCAGACATCTTAGCACTTGTTTCAAACAAATTGAAAcattataatttataa